The sequence below is a genomic window from Anaerocolumna chitinilytica.
CAGGTGTTCTTTTCGGGTCTAACTTAAGTATACTAAAGCCTGGTAATTTTGATTATAATAAATCTATTGAGATATTAGTTATCGTAGTTCTTGGCGGTATGGGAAGCATTAAAGGTTCCGTTATCGCTGCAATTGTACTTACTCTGCTACCCGAGTTCTTAAGAGGAGCCAGCAATTACAGAATGCTCCTTTATGCATTGGCACTTATCATCATAATGCTGTTTAATTCTTCTGAGATTCGTCAGAGGCTTGAGGATTCCGGGAAGCTTCCCAGATTACCGAAGTTAAAAGCAAGAGTGAAATAGGAAGGAGAGGATAACTTTGAGTTTATTAGAGGTAAAGAATTTAGGAATCTCCTTTGGAGGCTTAAGAGCGGTAGACAATGTGAACCTTTCCATTGAAAAGGGGCAGCTCTATGGATTAATAGGACCAAACGGTGCCGGAAAAACAACGATATTTAATCTGCTAACCGGTGTATATAGACCTACAGATGGAGCCATCAAACTGGATGGTGTGGACTTAGTAGGTAAGATGCCTTCCGAAATCTGCAAGGCAGGTATTGCTAGAACTTTTCAGAATATACGTTTATTTAAGAAAATGACGGTTTTGGATAATGTAAAGACAGCCCTTCATAACCAATGCCATTACACACTGGCAGAAAGTCTTTTTCATCTGGGTTCTTATTTTAAGAAGGAACAAAGTATGGATGAAAAGGTACTTGAAATTCTTAAGGTATTCGATTTGGACAAAGAAGCTGACTACATGGCCGGCAATCTTCCCTATGGTAAGCAGCGTAAGTTAGAAATCGCCAGAGGTCTTGCCACCAATCCGAAGCTTTTACTGTTAGATGAACCGGCAGCCGGTATGAACCCGAATGAAACAGCAGAGCTTATGGATACCATACAGATTGTCAGGGAACGCTATGGAATTACCATATTATTAATTGAACACGATATGAAGCTTGTGTCAGGAATTTGCGAAAAGATACTGGTGCTGAATTTCGGAACAGAATTGGCAGCAGGAACACCGGATGAGGTCTTAAATAATCCGGAAGTTATAACCGCATATCTTGGAGAGTAAAGGAGAGGCACCATGGCAATGTTAAAAATAGAAGACCTGAATGTATATTATGGAGTTATTCAGGCGTTAAAGGGAGTATCCTTTGAAGTGGAAGAAGGGGAAGTAATTGCCTTAATCGGAGCAAACGGTGCCGGCAAGACAACAATTCTTCATACAATTACAGGGTTAATCGGAGCAAAGTCTGGACATATCCT
It includes:
- a CDS encoding ABC transporter ATP-binding protein; translated protein: MSLLEVKNLGISFGGLRAVDNVNLSIEKGQLYGLIGPNGAGKTTIFNLLTGVYRPTDGAIKLDGVDLVGKMPSEICKAGIARTFQNIRLFKKMTVLDNVKTALHNQCHYTLAESLFHLGSYFKKEQSMDEKVLEILKVFDLDKEADYMAGNLPYGKQRKLEIARGLATNPKLLLLDEPAAGMNPNETAELMDTIQIVRERYGITILLIEHDMKLVSGICEKILVLNFGTELAAGTPDEVLNNPEVITAYLGE